The Carassius auratus strain Wakin unplaced genomic scaffold, ASM336829v1 scaf_tig00030972, whole genome shotgun sequence genome includes the window ATACCAGGATCTGTTAAACTCGACAGAGTGGGACCTGGTCTACTCCATCGTCCCACCCTACATCTTCACCGTGTGCTTGACGGGAATTCTGGGAAATATTTTCGTGTTGCTAGTGTTCCTGCTCCAGGGAAGCCGCTGGTCCGTGCCTGAGATCTATCTCAGTAATCTAGCGCTGGCCGATCTCCTCCTACTCATCTGTCTGCCGTTTTGGGCCATGAACATCCTGAACCATTTCATGGGGTCTTACCGAGAGATCATGTGCAAGGTGGTCAACCTCTCTATCAACGTCAACATGTACACGAGCATCTACATGTTGGTGATGGTGAACGTGGACCGATACCTCGCGTTCGCTTTGACCATGAAGGCCATGTGGCTTCGTCGGAAAAGCTACGCTAAGTTCATTTGTGTCGTTCTTTGGCTGTTCGGTGTGGGAATGGGATCTCCGACCATCTGCATGCGAAAACTGAAAGATATTCCAGATCACCAAGCCGTCGAATGCCACATGGATTATCCCAACACGACGTGGAGACTCGCTCATCTTCTGCAGCTGATCCTGGTGGGCTTCGCTCTGCCGTTCCTGGTCATCACGTTCTGCTACGTCAATATCATCTGGGCTTTGAAGCAACGGAGACACATCGGTTACTGGGAGGACAGAAACGACAAGAAGGCTACGGCTCTGGTGTGCGCCGTCACCTTGCTCTTCTTCATCTGCTGGGGTCCGTTTCACTTCATGACTTTGCTAGACTTGCTCTGTGATCAAAAGGTTTTGGATAAGAATGAGTGGTCTCACTTTCTAAACATTGGAAGCCAGTTTTCTGTGTACTTTGCGTTCTCAAACAGCTGCCTCAATCCGGCGCTGTATGTTTGCTCAGGAAAGTATTTCAAGAGGAAAGTCAGCAGCATCTGTAATAAACGAAAACGCTCCTTGGATGCGACTGCGCTTCAGCGGACTGTTTCAACAAATACGACAACCGCCAATTAAATCAATCTGTTGTTATATGAGAAGtaatagtgtaagagttttacaACACTGCAAATTGTGTTTCTAGTATTGTTGTGATAATCAGGGTTGGCACACTTTTTGATCAAACAGCTTTCCGAAATATTTCTCAAAGATTCGATCAATAATTTTAGAAATAgcttattagatttttttttattatataaatacattaactatatatgttacaaaaaattgaatgtaatatattaaagaaaaaaaggggTCAATCAACTTTCACTCAATCTTTAATgtataagaggtcattgtactaaAATAATGCCCTGTACGtttcagaacaacaacaacaacaacaaaaacattgttactaaaaataaaagcttttatcgATCCCGGAATGTGCTTGTAGGTTAAACTCCGCCTCCACAGAAGAAGATCAAAGCCTAATTCTGTAGCCCCGCCCCACTGAGTCAGATCGAGCAACCGTGCGATAAACATGCCattaaatattgctaaatattatgTAGTTCCTGGTTGTGGAAGAACAAAATCGCTAGTCAAATATTAGAAATGCTTGActgaactgtatttttaattaagtttcaGCTCGCGTGAGTAAAACATTGAGCGTTGTTTGATTAAATTcctttgacgctggatttgcagaGAGACTGAGATTAAAAAGCAATGCTGGTCCATCTATACTGGAAAATATAGATACTATGTCACTATTGCTTCGATCGAAATCGCTcaatgctatctcacgaccaattcttacgtattttatgaggtggcttattcgtacgaatttgtacgacctcactcgtacgattttatacgaccccagtgacggttaggtttaggggtggggttagaggtgtaggtcattcgtacaaattcatacgaattgtgcaaatcgtCAAATACGTACAATTTGGCAACAATcctatgaatttgtatgagtgtggtcgtacgaattcgtacgaataagccaccttgtgaaaaatgtacgaattgccgtgagatcgggttggatcGCTAGATATGAAGGACCTAGCTGgtcaaacagacacacagaaagtTAGTTTACTATGCAAAATGAGTTCAGtatccaatcatagcagtgggtgtTTATTTCCAAGTCTTCAATGCAGCATGCCCATAAAAACCAGCGTTTCTCGAGCCGGCCTCAAAACCAGGTATAAAATAGCCTTTTACTTactgattttaatgtttttgaatgtaaaaaCCATTTGAACAtcataagtggacctcagacaacaatataaaataataataaaaaagccagTTCTTGACCCCTTTAAGTTCTtctaaaaaatagcaaaaaaataaaataaaattgatatttaataatatatagtaagtatataatatataaaataagtttattttagatttctttcaaagttttatatttaaaaaaataaatctgattcaCTCTAATTTGCATAAGAAGAGAAAATCAATCAATTTATACATTCCACAAAATTGCATCTTCATCACACTTTTAAAAAACCTCGATTTTAAAAagatgattttagtttttaattttgtttttgttgttgctgctgtttttttttttttttttttacctggcatATATAGGAAAACAAATAATCCAGATTTTATGATATGGTTGAATTATGGCAGGATGCAAAATTTATTCTGAAGGGAAAGTACGGTTTTCTGTTCACTCTTAACACAGAAATGTCATGCCGTCAGCTTCAGTCTCACAAATTCATTAAGCAGCAACAAATATTCACATATCTAAATGTTTACCAAGCTTGCGCATACAAAGTTTTAATAGCAGTGATAAattgtttttgattgtttgttttttcataaatTCTTTGCTTCTTCCCTTGAGGTTTATGATTCGAGCTTTAGAATATAAACAGGAAGTGGCAAATTAGGGAAGGCTGATTCAGATAAAGACTGCTTAGCACAGACACACTTCTCCAAATCAAATCATTTCTTTAGCTTTGATGCAACTTTGAACAAAGAAGACTCGGAGGTGAGCATCTATCTCTTTCTCACACTTAATATCGAAATAGCAATGTCATCACAACATGCAGCGGAGCAGGATGTTTACCATCATCAGAGAAGCATTTAACTAGTAAACATTGCTTGAACCATCACAAGACTGTCGCTGAGGTCTTTAGATTTACTAAACCAATTGAAGTGAAGAAACTCTTTAAACTTAATATTTACTTTGAACCAGCCATGCTGGCAAATGAATGTCATTAATTCAtcatcccttatgaaacaaaaatatattgcaatatattggaaaatatcatgcaatatattaggcatatattcttatatatatatttatatttttccaatatattgcaatatattaaaagcggcaataatttgtatatttttcaatatattaaataatatatgtatcatcaatatattattaaatgtattcaaatatattaaatattagaaaataaaaaaggaaaataatatattgcaatatatcacaatatattgtaagaaatatattggtaaataaattttcctttcgtaagggataaCAAATAAAGCCACCTTTATATTACTAGAAATAACACAGGGCTGCAAATCTGTAAATGAATGATCAAATTTAGCATGTCAGCTTTAATTTGACCACTTTAATGGGTCATTAGATTGAAACTTTTGGCAaatttgaaattttatttcaataaatcatcaAATCTTAATGTTGTGTTTCTATGTTTATTATTGTATCTTGCTTCTAACTAGTATATATGCAAATACTCTACTGATAAGCAAGTTTTCTTCTGCGAACCCACACATAACTGTGACATGCTCCCAT containing:
- the LOC113080348 gene encoding B1 bradykinin receptor-like, with protein sequence MQSELVSLATLQPPNASVTPSYQDLLNSTEWDLVYSIVPPYIFTVCLTGILGNIFVLLVFLLQGSRWSVPEIYLSNLALADLLLLICLPFWAMNILNHFMGSYREIMCKVVNLSINVNMYTSIYMLVMVNVDRYLAFALTMKAMWLRRKSYAKFICVVLWLFGVGMGSPTICMRKLKDIPDHQAVECHMDYPNTTWRLAHLLQLILVGFALPFLVITFCYVNIIWALKQRRHIGYWEDRNDKKATALVCAVTLLFFICWGPFHFMTLLDLLCDQKVLDKNEWSHFLNIGSQFSVYFAFSNSCLNPALYVCSGKYFKRKVSSICNKRKRSLDATALQRTVSTNTTTAN